A stretch of DNA from Armatimonadota bacterium:
GACCGGTCGGGTGGACAGCACGGGAATCGCTACCGAGCCCGCGGTCAGTCCGGGAACGGCGTCCCGGACCGTGAGCGCAACCCGGTGCCCCCGGCGCACGCCGAGCACCAGGCGGACGGACACCTGCTCTCCCTCGGTCGCCTCGGCCGGCATGGTACGGGAGACCCGGACCCCGCGGAGGGCGGTCCAGACTTCCGCCCACCCGACCACCACAGCCCCCCACAGCAGGGCGTCGACGGCGAACACCCACCCGGCCTGCAGGTTGATGGCCACCAGCAGGAGCAAGACGGCCAGCACCCCCACGGCCACGCCGTCGGCCGTCGGCCTGATGCTCGTGTTCCTCACGGGCCCTCACCCAGCCCTCTCCCGCAGGGAAAGGGAACGCGTCGCCTCCTCCAGGAAAGAGGTGACCTGCGCGCTGCGCCTCCGTCCTCAGGCGTTGCACGCGCGCCCGCGGCCCCCGCGGCGGCGTGCCTGCGCATTGTCTGCGCTTCCGTCAGTGACCCCCCACCCGGACCGGCACCTCCACCGCCTCCAGGATCTCCCGGACGACCTCGTCGGGGGACACGGCCCGGGAACGCAGGGCCATCCGGTGCGCCAGGACCGGCAGCGCCAGGCCCTTGACGTCGTCGGGCAGGACGAACGGCCGGCCCTCGCGCGCTGCCCGGGCCTGGGCCAGGCGGACCAGGCCCACCGACGCCCGGGGACTGGCCCCCAGGGCGACCTCCGGGTGGCTGCGGGTGGCCGCCACCACCTGAGCGGCGTAGGCCATCACCGACCGCTCCACGTGGACCTCCCGGACCTGCTGCTGCCACGCCAGCACCTCGGCGGGCGTCACCACCGGGTGCAGGTCCTCCAGGGGATGCGCCCGCCGCTGGCGGGCGATGACCTCCACCTCCTCGTCCAGGTCGGGGTAGCCCAGCGACGTCGAGACCAGGAACCGGTCCAGCTCCCCTTCGGGCAGGGGATACGTCCCGTGGTGTTCCAGAGGGTTGAGGGTCGCGATCAGGAAGAAGGGCTGCGGAAGTGTGTGGGCGACTCCCTCGACGCTGACGCGCCCCTCGTCCATGGCCTCCAGAAAGGCGGCCTGGGCGCGCGGAGTGGCACGGTTGAGCTCGTCGGCCAGCACCACATTGGCGAAGACGGGACCCGGCACGAACCGCAGGGCGCCCCGACCGGCGTCGTACACCATCCCGCCGGTGATGTCCGAGGGCAGCAGGTCCGGCGTGCCCTGGATGCGGCGGAACGTCCCGCCGATGGACCGCGCCAGCGCCCGGGCCAGGACGGTCTTGCCCACCCCGGGCACGTCCTGCAGCAGGACATGCCCGCCGGCCAGGAGGGCGGCGACGACCAGTTCGAGGGTGGTCCTCTTGCCCACCACCACCTGCTCCAGGTTGGCGATGAGGGCGTCGGCTCCCGGGCCGACGGCCGACACAGGTGTGCTGCGGATCACAGCCGGTTCAGGGTCGGACGACATGAAGGCTCCCTCGTCGGACATCTGGACACACTGTGAAGATGCCCGCGCAGGCGGAGGGCTAGAAGGGCCGCCGCCCGGCCGCCGGGCTACAGGGGGAGTCGATCCCGGAGGATGGTCTCCACCAGGTCCACGATCGCGGCCCGAAAGCGGGGGCGGGAGAACCGCTCCGCGTGCGCTCGGATGGCGCGGGGATCAAATTCCATGCCGTCGGCCGCCCGGACGGCCGACGCCAGAGCCTCGGGATCGGGTTCGGAGAACAGCAGACCCGTCACCCCGTCCACGACGCTCTCCAGGGCGCCGCCCTGTCTCAGGGCGATGACTGGCCGCCCGCAGGCCTGGGCTTCGACCGGAACCAGCCCGAAGTCCTCCACCCCGGGAAACACCAGGGCCCGGCAGTGCCGGTAGTACTCGCGCAGCACCTCGTCGGCCACCTCGCCGACGAAGCGCACCCCCGGCCCCGCCATCGCCTCCAGTCGCCGGCGCTCGGGTCCGTCCCCGACGACGACCAGCGGCCGGCGCAGGCGGGTGAACGCTTCCACCGCCAGGTCGACCCGCTTGTAGGGCACCAGGCGGGAGACGACGAGGTAGTACGTCCCAGGCACGGGGGAGCGTGTGGACGGGGGACCCGGGGGTGGAGGGAAGCCCTCTTGCGCTGCCCCGTGCGTGCGCGTCGGCGTCTCCGCAGCCGGCGTGAAGAAGTCGGTGTCCACGGGAGGGTAAATCACGACGGCGTCGCGTCCGTAGTGGCGGCGGATGCGGCCAGCCACATGGCGGGAGTTGGCCACAAACACGTCCACCCGCTGCGCCGCCGCCCGGTCCCACGCGCGCAGCGCGGCCAGGATCCCCCGCGCGGCGGGGCGGACTGCACGTGGAAGAGCGTGCACGTACTCGTCCTGCAGGTCCCAGGCGTAGCGCATGGGGGTGTGGCAGTAGCAGATGTGGACGGCTCCGGGGGGCACGCGCACCCCGTGGGCGCAGGCGTGGCTGCTGCTGACGACCAGGTGGTAGCCCCGCAGGTCCACCGACCGGAACGCCAGGGGGAGCAGCGGGACCGCCAGCCGGTGGCGCCCGACGGCGCCCGGCACCCGCTGCAGCCAGGAGGGCCGGACATCGAGACCGCGGAAGGGCGCCGGCAGGGCCCCGGGCCGGTGCAGGGCGGTGAACACCGGCGCGTGGGGAAACAGGTTGTGCAGTTCCAGCAGCACCCGGTCCGCCCCGCCCAGGGTCACCAGCCAGTCGTGGACGAGGGCAACGCGCAGATCGCGGGATCGCGCGACCGCGGGACTGCGGGATTGGGGGGATCGCGCGTCATCCGTCATTCCGTCACGATCGTCAGGACCCGTGTGAACCCCCGACTCGACTGGCAGCATCGAGGACTGATCGCGAGCCCCCGGGTGTGTAGATGCCTGCGCGTATTGCTGTGTCCTGATGTTCCGGTTTCAATAGGCCCCCCGCCCGGCGATCACCGAGGGGAGCGTGCGCAGGAGGATCTTCAGGTCCAGGCCCACCGACCAGTGGTCGATGTAGTACAGGTCCAGGCTGACGCGGCGGTCGTAGTCCAGCTCGTGGTGGCGCAGGACCTGCCACAGCCCGGTCAGCCCCGGCTTGACGCACAGCAGCCGGCGTTCCCACGGGCCGTACTTGGCCAGTTCTTCCTCCACCACCGGCCGCGGGCCCACCAGGCTCATCTCGCCCCGCAGGACGTTGAGCAGCTGGGGCAGTTCGTCCAGACTGGTCCGCCGCAGCCACCGGCCCACCCGGGTCACCCGGGGATCGTCGGGCAGCTTGAAGGCCCGGCGGAACCGCTCCCGCAGCGAGGGGTCGCGGGCCAGG
This window harbors:
- a CDS encoding glycosyltransferase, yielding MTDDARSPQSRSPAVARSRDLRVALVHDWLVTLGGADRVLLELHNLFPHAPVFTALHRPGALPAPFRGLDVRPSWLQRVPGAVGRHRLAVPLLPLAFRSVDLRGYHLVVSSSHACAHGVRVPPGAVHICYCHTPMRYAWDLQDEYVHALPRAVRPAARGILAALRAWDRAAAQRVDVFVANSRHVAGRIRRHYGRDAVVIYPPVDTDFFTPAAETPTRTHGAAQEGFPPPPGPPSTRSPVPGTYYLVVSRLVPYKRVDLAVEAFTRLRRPLVVVGDGPERRRLEAMAGPGVRFVGEVADEVLREYYRHCRALVFPGVEDFGLVPVEAQACGRPVIALRQGGALESVVDGVTGLLFSEPDPEALASAVRAADGMEFDPRAIRAHAERFSRPRFRAAIVDLVETILRDRLPL
- a CDS encoding MoxR family ATPase, with product MSAVGPGADALIANLEQVVVGKRTTLELVVAALLAGGHVLLQDVPGVGKTVLARALARSIGGTFRRIQGTPDLLPSDITGGMVYDAGRGALRFVPGPVFANVVLADELNRATPRAQAAFLEAMDEGRVSVEGVAHTLPQPFFLIATLNPLEHHGTYPLPEGELDRFLVSTSLGYPDLDEEVEVIARQRRAHPLEDLHPVVTPAEVLAWQQQVREVHVERSVMAYAAQVVAATRSHPEVALGASPRASVGLVRLAQARAAREGRPFVLPDDVKGLALPVLAHRMALRSRAVSPDEVVREILEAVEVPVRVGGH